In Candidatus Binatia bacterium, the genomic window GAAATCGTACGTCGTGGGCATGGGGAGGTTCTATCAGCCCTGGGTCGGAACCCCACTTGCGCGAGTGGGGCCGGGGGGCTTCATGGGAGGGGTGTCCGGTCTCGACACCGCCTTGTACGCCGCAGCGCTGGCGACCCTCGTCGGCGTGCCGCTCTACGCTCGTGCGGTGCGGGGGCGGCAGTACTCGATCTTCGGATTCGTGATCCTCGTGATCTCGCTTCCCGGAGTGCTCGTCTTGCACGGGCGGCTCGTCGCGTCGTTCCCGTCCTTCGCGGCGGCCGTCACTCTGGCGTTCTTGTACGGGATGATCGCCACTGGTGGTCACCTAGGGGGCCTCGTCCGACCTCGTCTCCGGCCGACTCCGTTTCGGGTTCTGGTGAGCATCCCCGGGATGGCGTTCGTGGCGTTTGGTGCGCTGTCGGGGGTTTGGCTTCTGTTGTTGTGGCCGATCCGCGCCGGGCTCGAGTACTTCGGGGCTACGTCGGTCGCTTCGGCGTTGGAGTGGCTCGACCTCGTGCCCGTTGCGATCGTCATCTTGTCGGTGGTGACCTCGATGCGGCTCGTCGACGAGGTCGTTCGGTTCAGCATCGCCGAGGACGGCCCGGAGGAGTTCACCCGAATGCCGGTCGAACGGTACAGGCGCCGCACGCCCGCTCCGCTTCCGGAGCGCCCGCTGCGGATCGTTCAGGTGACGGATCCGCACCTCGGGCCGTGGCAGCCGGTTCGCAAGCTGCGTCGCAGCATCGAGCGACTCATCGCGATGGAGCCCGACCTCGTTCTCCTGACCGGCGACTTTCTCACGATGGAGGGGATGGGGACGCCGGGCGCGCTTGCCGAAGCGTTGGAGCCGCTGCAGGCGCTCTCGGGCCGTTGCTATGCGGTGTTCGGAAACCACGACCACGAGTCGCCCGAAGAAGTCCGGGACGGCCTCGAGGCTGCGGGGGTCCGTCTGCTGATGGATGAAGAGGCGATCGTGGAGACGCCAGTCGGGCCCGCGCAGATCGTCGGTGCCGACTATCGTCGCCGCGAGAGGCGGGAGCACCTCGCGGCGGTCCTGGAGCGGTATCCGCGCCGGGAAGGACACGTTCGACTCCTGCTGCTGCATGACCCCAGCGCGTTCAAGCACGTCCCCAAAGGCGCAGCCGATCTCACGCTGTCCGGCCATACGCACGGTGGGCAGCTGGGGACGGTGAGCTTCGGGTTCGATTGGACCGTGCTGAAGCGGACTCCGTGGCCGGATCACGGGTTGTTCGGGCATGGAGCGAACCGGCTGTACGTCCACCGGGGCACGGGCTTCTACGGGTTCCCGTTGCGGATCGGGGTGCCCGGGGAGGCGTCCCGGCTCGAAGTGTCGCTGGTGAAGGGCTAACGCCCGGTCGCGCGCCGTTGGCCGAGGCCCCCGAGGGTGCGGGACTGCGGCGTATCCGCGCGCGCGATCAGAACGCCGCATCCCGGTAGCGAGATCTCGCCGCCGGCGAGCCTCTTTCCTTCTTCGGGACCGACTCCGAGGAGGACGGTCCAACTGAAGCCTGTCGGCAGGTGGGCCTTGCGGGATCGTCGACCGAGATTCAGAAGTACGACGAGCCGTTCGGCCTCGAATTCCCGGAGGTACCCGAGCACGGACTTCTCTTGTGCGATTCGCCGGAAGTCCCCGCTGTTAAGCGCAGCTTCGCGACGGCGGAGATCGATGAGTCGCCTATACCATGCGCGCCGTGCGGCGTTCGCGGGTAACCCCGTCTCCTCCCCGAGCTCGATGCAGGGGGTCCCCCGCAACGTGAGGTGCAGGGCCGCCGAGCACGCGAGCGAATCCTCGACGGAGAGCCCGACCGCGAACGGGCCCCGTTTGGGCACGCCCATCGCGTACCCGGGCCAATGCGTGACGGGAAGGGCGGCCTGGGCCGTCTCGATCGCCTGCCCGAAGGTCGCGGCGCGCCAGGGCTGCCTTGTGAGGACGGTCTCGATGACGAGGTCCGGGCCGTGGGGAGGGGGGCCCGCTAGATCGGTCGCACGGCGGGCGATCAGCACCCGATCCTCGAACTCCGCGACGACGCGGCGCAGGGCTTCGGGCGGATCGGGCGGCTGCGCGTGTCGCTCGTTCGGCGCGCCGTAGAGGCGGGTCAGCTTCGCGCGGGGTGCGGGGCGCCGGGGGGGCAGGTCGAACGCGATCCCGGCCGCGCCTCGTTCGAGCCACGCCCTCGCCTCGGTGGCGGCCTGCCTTGCGTCTTCCGCGTCGCTCCCGGAGAACTCGATCACGACGCGGAGATTGGCGTCGCGAGCGACGTCGAAGATTCGTCCGTCAGTTGGAAGTCCGGCCGATCGCACGAGAACGCCGTCGGTCCCCAGGCCGCCGTCGCCCTGGCCGAGGCTGGGCAGGAACACTTTGGGATCGGCGCTCGGCGTGTCGGCGAGACGTCCGAGGACGCCCTCCTGCCACCACGCTCTGGAGTCCGCGTCGGTCACGGGTTCCATCGTTGCGACTCCACCGGGCCGCTGGTGCCATCCCTGGTTCGATGCACTAGGGTTCGACCATGTCGCACACCGCTCCCGAGATTCGCGCTCGCTTGGATCACCCGGTGATCGACAGTCTGGAGAAGGAGGGGGATGTGGCCGCCGCTGATCTTGCGGCCCGCATACGCGAGGCCTGGGACTGAGCGCCGTCTATTCGGCCTCGGAGAAGTAGCGGAGTGTTGCTCACAACCATCCGATCTTCACGGTCGGGGGCAATCGTCCGCAGATGACGCCCGTCGATGGCGTCGAGCGTCCGACAAACTCGGTGATCGGAGTCACGTCTGCGAAGAGCGCATTCTGCTGGGCGGAACGGAAGCTCGGGTACAGAATGAGTGTGCTTCCATGACGGGCACGGAGCTCGTCGAGGGTGTCCTCACCCGCCAGCGGCTCGATCAGCTTGAGCTTGAACCCTGCCTTGCGGAGTTTCGGGATCTCGAGGCCGAGTCGTCGGTCGATGAGGAGCAAGTGCCAGGGTTTGGCGTTCTCGTGCACCCACGCCGTCGCGAGGTTCCGAGGCTCCTGGTTCGACTCGTGGGCCTTCGCGATGTTCGCCCACGGGAGTGACGCGAGAACAATGAGACTCGCGACTACCGCGACGGCGACCGCTGCGAGTTGCGGGCGTTCTCGGAAGCTCTCGGTCTGCGCGACCCGGGTGCGGAGGGCCTGGACTAGGAAGCAGAAGCCGATCGCGGCGCCGAGCCCGATGAAGAGGTGCAACGATAGGACGTTCCGCGCGA contains:
- a CDS encoding metallophosphoesterase — protein: MGRFYQPWVGTPLARVGPGGFMGGVSGLDTALYAAALATLVGVPLYARAVRGRQYSIFGFVILVISLPGVLVLHGRLVASFPSFAAAVTLAFLYGMIATGGHLGGLVRPRLRPTPFRVLVSIPGMAFVAFGALSGVWLLLLWPIRAGLEYFGATSVASALEWLDLVPVAIVILSVVTSMRLVDEVVRFSIAEDGPEEFTRMPVERYRRRTPAPLPERPLRIVQVTDPHLGPWQPVRKLRRSIERLIAMEPDLVLLTGDFLTMEGMGTPGALAEALEPLQALSGRCYAVFGNHDHESPEEVRDGLEAAGVRLLMDEEAIVETPVGPAQIVGADYRRRERREHLAAVLERYPRREGHVRLLLLHDPSAFKHVPKGAADLTLSGHTHGGQLGTVSFGFDWTVLKRTPWPDHGLFGHGANRLYVHRGTGFYGFPLRIGVPGEASRLEVSLVKG
- a CDS encoding DUF3459 domain-containing protein encodes the protein MEPVTDADSRAWWQEGVLGRLADTPSADPKVFLPSLGQGDGGLGTDGVLVRSAGLPTDGRIFDVARDANLRVVIEFSGSDAEDARQAATEARAWLERGAAGIAFDLPPRRPAPRAKLTRLYGAPNERHAQPPDPPEALRRVVAEFEDRVLIARRATDLAGPPPHGPDLVIETVLTRQPWRAATFGQAIETAQAALPVTHWPGYAMGVPKRGPFAVGLSVEDSLACSAALHLTLRGTPCIELGEETGLPANAARRAWYRRLIDLRRREAALNSGDFRRIAQEKSVLGYLREFEAERLVVLLNLGRRSRKAHLPTGFSWTVLLGVGPEEGKRLAGGEISLPGCGVLIARADTPQSRTLGGLGQRRATGR